The Metabacillus schmidteae nucleotide sequence TCGAGTAAAGCTTTCCCGTTTTTTACGGTGACCATTTGACCGCCTAAATCATATTCTCCCTCTTCCAGCCATTTAGCTCTCATCGCATCTGTTATTAACATCATTCTTTCATCTGTAATCTGCTTATAAGCAACATTTACAATTTCCGGTGAAACATGAACTCCATCTGCGATAATTTCTACCATTAACTCATCCCTAAGGAAAGCAGCACCAACAATCCCTGGATCACGATGGTGTAGTCCAGTCATTTGATTAAATAAATGTGTGACATGTGTAAGTCCATGATCAATCGCTTCCAAAACTTGTGGATAAGATGCCTCGGAATGGGCAATCGAAGAAAGAATGTTTTTATTCTTTAAATAGTCTAAAAGCTCATTTCCTCCTGGCAACTCTGGAGCTAGAGTAACAAGCTTAATTTGATTATTTGATAAGGACTCAAGTCTTTTGAAAATTTGGGTATTTGGGTCAACTATATGTTGAATAGGTTGGGCACCGGCTTTGCCTTTATGAATAAATGGACCTTCTAAGTGAATCCCTAACACTTCGGCATTTCCTTCAGTTTGGAGGGAAGTTATATATTCTCCCGCATTTCCTAATGATTTTTCTATCTCGGTTATGTCCTCTGTTATTGTAGTTACCAAAAAGCTGGTCGTTCCTTCTTTCGGAAGGGTAGAAGCCATCGTATCAAGAGCTTCTTTTGAAGCATCCATCGTATCGGCTCCATTCACGCCGTGAATATGAAGGTCAATCATACCAGGGATAATCTGATATTCTTCCGGTATAGTAATAATCTTATAATCTGATGAAGAAAGATGTTCATTAGATCTGCCTATATTTGTTATTTTTCCACGATCAATTTGAAGGAAACCTGATTTCACTATTTGTTCCTCAGAATAAATGGTTCCATGCTTAATGATCAATTTGTCTGAAATGATCTCCATATGAATACCCCCTTTGAATAGTATTAGAGGAAAAGGTTTAAATTATGAATATAGAATATCATCTCTTAATATAGTTGTCTATACCAGTTAAAAACCTTGTATGTTAATCTTACAACAAATATGACAAGAATAATTGTTTGATATATAAAATTGGTATAGACATCTAGAATTATTGGTGTTACTATATGCGTATGAAACGCTTTCAAAGTTGTTAGCGTGTTATTAGCAAAATGATCTAATTTTATTCCTATATATTATTGGATAGGGGGAAGTCAACATGATGAAATATTTACAAAATATTGGAAGGTCATTAATGTTGCCAGTTGCTGTTTTACCGGCTGCAGCAATATTAATGGGGATTGGTTATTGGATTGACCCGGCTGGCTGGGGAGCAGGCAGTCCAGTAGCTGCATTTTTAATTAAAGCCGGTTCCTCGATTATTGACAATATGTCGATTCTATTTGCAGTAGGTGTGGCACTGGGAATGTCTAAAAATAGAGATGGATCTGCTGCATTAAGTGGTTTAGTCGCTTACCTTGTCATTACAACATTACTTTCAACCGATTCTGTAGCAATGCTTCAAGGAATTGATGCAGAATCAGTTAATCCAGCTTTTGAAAAAATTGGGAATCAGTTTATTGGAATTTTATCAGGGATTGTTGCTTCAGTTATGTATAACCGGTTTAGCGAAGTTCAGTTACCTGCTGCTTTAGCGTTCTTTAGTGGTAAAAGACTAGTTCCAATTATGACAGCTGTATCTATGCTGGTAGCCTCATTAATTCTTTTTTTCGCATGGCCTGTCATTTTCACGGGATTAGTAACTTTTGGAACAGCTATAAGTAAACTGGAGTTTATCGGAGCAGGATTGTATGGATTCTTTAATCGTTTGTTAATTCCAACAGGATTACATCATGCCTTAAACTCAGTATTCTGGTTTGATGTAGCGGGAATTAATGATATTGGTAACTTCTGGGCTGGAACTGGTACAAAAGGAGTTACAGGTATGTATCAGGCTGGATTCTTCCCAATTATGATGTTTGGATTACCGGCAGCAGCCTTAGCGATGTATCATACAGCAAAAACAAAGCGTAAAAAACAAGCTGCATCCTTAATGCTAGCGGCAGGGTTTGCCTCATTCTTTACTGGAGTGACAGAGCCGCTTGAATTTTCATTTATGTTTTTAGCACCTGGACTTTATGTTGTACATGCCGCTTTAACAGGGATATCATTGGCAGTTGCTTCATTCTTCCATTGGACCGCTGGATTCGGGTTTAGTGCAGGATTAGTCGACTTTGTCCTAAGCTCAAGATTACCTTTAGCAAATCAACCATATATGCTTCTACTACAAGGGTTAGCATTTGCAGTGATCTATTATGTTC carries:
- the nagA gene encoding N-acetylglucosamine-6-phosphate deacetylase, with amino-acid sequence MEIISDKLIIKHGTIYSEEQIVKSGFLQIDRGKITNIGRSNEHLSSSDYKIITIPEEYQIIPGMIDLHIHGVNGADTMDASKEALDTMASTLPKEGTTSFLVTTITEDITEIEKSLGNAGEYITSLQTEGNAEVLGIHLEGPFIHKGKAGAQPIQHIVDPNTQIFKRLESLSNNQIKLVTLAPELPGGNELLDYLKNKNILSSIAHSEASYPQVLEAIDHGLTHVTHLFNQMTGLHHRDPGIVGAAFLRDELMVEIIADGVHVSPEIVNVAYKQITDERMMLITDAMRAKWLEEGEYDLGGQMVTVKNGKALLDENTLAGSVLKMIDAFKNIQKFTGCSIKSAIKMACENPAKQLNVFDRKGSIAIGKDADLVILDENMDIFMTICKGKIAYFKGGANLENH
- the nagE gene encoding N-acetylglucosamine-specific PTS transporter subunit IIBC, translated to MMKYLQNIGRSLMLPVAVLPAAAILMGIGYWIDPAGWGAGSPVAAFLIKAGSSIIDNMSILFAVGVALGMSKNRDGSAALSGLVAYLVITTLLSTDSVAMLQGIDAESVNPAFEKIGNQFIGILSGIVASVMYNRFSEVQLPAALAFFSGKRLVPIMTAVSMLVASLILFFAWPVIFTGLVTFGTAISKLEFIGAGLYGFFNRLLIPTGLHHALNSVFWFDVAGINDIGNFWAGTGTKGVTGMYQAGFFPIMMFGLPAAALAMYHTAKTKRKKQAASLMLAAGFASFFTGVTEPLEFSFMFLAPGLYVVHAALTGISLAVASFFHWTAGFGFSAGLVDFVLSSRLPLANQPYMLLLQGLAFAVIYYVLFRFLITKFNLATPGREADTEEAVEAEEEGPVTSENKFARMANVIYEGLGGDENVTSVDNCVTRLRIEVKDMDAVDQSKIKSTGIPGINIVGPQSIQVIVGTQVQFVADEIAKIRK